The Nitrospirota bacterium genome contains a region encoding:
- a CDS encoding sodium:calcium antiporter, giving the protein MTVFLYSFLFFVSVAVTLGACTLFTNAIEWLGKRFDLSEGAVGGVLAAIGTTLPETSIPIIAIFFGASRAEVEVGLGAILGAPFMLSTLVIPILAILLVVYAGFGKRTAVFKLNYPDVKGDLSFFVVAYTVALACVFIPSRLVHILAAVGLLSLYLYYVKLKFSEVAEEGGEGGALEPLFFARKAAVPSFGLIALQAILGLAGLAFGAHLFVLAAETIAGALSISPLILALLVAPLATELPEMSNSFLWLYRKKDRLAVGNVTGAMVFQGTIPVSIGLLGTDWALAPTALITMVLAVTASTFLWVQAAWSGFWRPWLLGGSAVLYIGYVLYLYWV; this is encoded by the coding sequence ATGACGGTCTTTCTCTACAGCTTCCTATTCTTTGTTTCCGTGGCGGTGACGTTGGGAGCCTGCACGCTCTTCACGAACGCCATTGAATGGCTGGGTAAACGATTCGATTTATCCGAAGGCGCGGTCGGCGGCGTGTTGGCCGCCATTGGCACCACATTGCCAGAAACGTCGATCCCGATCATCGCCATCTTCTTCGGGGCGAGCCGTGCGGAAGTGGAGGTGGGCTTGGGCGCAATCCTCGGCGCGCCCTTCATGTTGAGCACCCTGGTGATCCCCATCTTGGCGATCTTGCTGGTGGTCTATGCCGGTTTCGGGAAGCGAACGGCGGTGTTCAAGTTGAATTATCCCGATGTGAAGGGCGATCTCTCCTTCTTCGTGGTGGCCTATACTGTTGCGCTGGCCTGTGTTTTTATCCCTTCTCGGCTGGTGCACATCCTGGCCGCCGTCGGGTTGCTGAGCCTCTATCTCTATTATGTGAAACTGAAATTCAGTGAGGTGGCCGAGGAGGGGGGCGAGGGGGGCGCGCTTGAACCGCTGTTCTTTGCCAGAAAGGCGGCCGTCCCATCGTTTGGACTCATCGCACTTCAAGCCATCCTCGGTTTAGCCGGTCTGGCATTCGGAGCCCATCTCTTTGTGCTCGCTGCGGAAACGATTGCCGGGGCCCTGTCGATCTCGCCGTTGATCCTGGCCCTCCTTGTTGCGCCCCTCGCGACCGAGCTGCCGGAGATGTCGAACAGTTTCCTCTGGCTCTATCGAAAGAAAGATCGTTTGGCAGTCGGGAACGTCACAGGCGCCATGGTCTTTCAGGGCACCATCCCGGTGTCGATCGGACTTCTGGGCACGGACTGGGCGCTCGCACCGACGGCGTTGATCACGATGGTACTCGCGGTGACGGCGTCCACCTTCTTATGGGTACAGGCTGCATGGAGCGGTTTCTGGCGGCCCTGGTTGCTGGGCGGAAGTGCGGTTCTGTATATCGGGTATGTCCTGTACCTGTACTGGGTCTAA
- a CDS encoding outer membrane lipoprotein carrier protein LolA, which produces MVRQLQARYEKTKDLQADFTQKTTIEGFDRAITSTGKVYIKKPGRLRWSYFDPSVEDIYVNSDDVKVYVPEHRQVLVGKLTQMAASKAPLELLLGAAKLDESYDIEPTPGKGRGVGGIRLLTLLPKSQEGEAGRSLQRIVLEVFPKTYFIRTVTLHEMSGNVARFEFSSLQSNIGLGDAAFDLKLPADVEVVKAPVFSAPQ; this is translated from the coding sequence GTGGTCAGGCAACTTCAGGCGCGGTATGAGAAAACGAAAGATCTTCAAGCGGACTTTACGCAGAAGACGACGATCGAGGGGTTTGACAGGGCCATCACGTCCACGGGGAAGGTCTATATCAAGAAGCCTGGCCGGTTACGCTGGAGTTATTTTGATCCGTCGGTCGAAGATATTTACGTGAATTCAGACGATGTCAAAGTCTATGTGCCTGAGCATCGGCAAGTCCTGGTGGGGAAATTGACGCAGATGGCTGCGTCCAAGGCACCCTTGGAGCTCTTGCTCGGAGCCGCGAAGCTCGATGAGTCGTACGATATTGAGCCGACGCCGGGGAAGGGGCGAGGCGTGGGTGGAATCAGACTGTTGACCCTCCTGCCGAAGTCCCAGGAGGGTGAGGCGGGGCGATCGTTACAGCGGATTGTGCTCGAAGTGTTTCCCAAGACCTATTTTATTCGGACGGTGACGCTTCATGAAATGAGCGGCAATGTCGCACGGTTTGAGTTTTCGTCGCTCCAATCCAACATCGGTCTGGGCGATGCCGCCTTCGATCTGAAGTTGCCGGCCGATGTGGAAGTGGTAAAGGCGCCGGTCTTTAGCGCCCCGCAGTGA
- the larB gene encoding nickel pincer cofactor biosynthesis protein LarB produces the protein MNPAALERLLTKVQTGTLPVATAMEQLRTLPYEDLGFASLDHHRSLRQGFPEVIFCEGKTLVQIRAIAKALLKHHRPLLATRATPQVGALITRLDRRAVYHDEARIVSIRDPKRRLQGHVLVVTAGTSDIPVAEEARVTAEVMGSRVETLYDVGVAGIHRLLERQSRLMQARVVVVVAGMDGVLPSVVGGLVACPVVAVPTSRGYGASFGGLAALLTMLNSCSAGVGVMNIDNGFGAGCLAHRINVLAGC, from the coding sequence ATGAATCCTGCAGCGCTCGAACGATTGCTGACAAAAGTCCAAACCGGCACGTTGCCTGTGGCGACGGCGATGGAACAGCTTCGCACCTTGCCCTATGAAGATCTCGGATTTGCGTCGCTCGATCATCATCGATCGTTACGGCAGGGTTTCCCCGAGGTCATCTTCTGCGAGGGGAAGACGTTGGTGCAGATTCGTGCGATTGCGAAGGCCCTCTTGAAACATCATCGTCCATTGTTGGCGACGCGTGCGACTCCCCAAGTCGGCGCACTCATTACACGGCTTGACCGCCGAGCGGTCTATCATGACGAGGCGCGGATTGTGTCGATTCGCGACCCCAAGCGCCGGCTGCAAGGGCATGTGCTGGTGGTGACCGCGGGGACTTCCGATATTCCCGTCGCGGAAGAGGCGAGAGTGACGGCGGAGGTGATGGGGAGCCGGGTTGAGACGCTCTATGACGTGGGCGTGGCCGGCATTCATCGGTTGCTCGAGCGTCAAAGCCGGCTCATGCAGGCCCGAGTGGTCGTGGTGGTCGCAGGGATGGATGGAGTCTTGCCCAGCGTCGTCGGCGGGTTGGTGGCCTGTCCGGTTGTGGCCGTACCGACGAGTCGGGGCTATGGTGCAAGTTTCGGTGGATTGGCCGCGCTGTTGACGATGCTGAATTCCTGCTCGGCGGGGGTCGGCGTCATGAATATCGATAATGGCTTCGGGGCCGGGTGCCTCGCGCACCGGATCAACGTATTGGCAGGATGCTGA
- the larC gene encoding nickel pincer cofactor biosynthesis protein LarC, which produces MGGHLHFDCYSGISGDMTLGALVDVGVPFPDLVNGLKRLRLSGVTLRKRRVQRGAIHATKVDVIIAKGLQHPLSLTRIHRILAASRLSDKIKQQSRSVFDLLAEAEGHAHRVAKDHVHFHEVGVLDSFVDIVGGLIGCDLLGVTRVTASPVNVGTGTLQSAHGILPAPGPAVAILAKGIPIYSAGPARELTTPTGMALLRTLTSEFGPMPVMTPTTIGYGAGDADPIGWPNALRVFLARPSTTHTREQDTVLQVETNLDDVNPQVYEHVMEQLLSRGALDVTLAPVIMKRGRPGVVLTCLVAQAELEGILDVVFQETTALGVRVCEVMRQILPRRFVSVKVPGGVVRMKIAEVNGTTTKAAPEYLDCKRIAERTGRPVKAVLDEAALAYAKRRVTRTAGPR; this is translated from the coding sequence GTGGGCGGGCATCTCCATTTCGATTGTTATTCCGGCATCAGCGGCGATATGACCCTCGGCGCGCTTGTGGATGTCGGCGTGCCGTTCCCCGATTTGGTGAACGGGCTGAAGCGGCTTCGTCTTTCAGGCGTCACGCTCCGGAAGCGGAGGGTGCAACGGGGAGCGATCCATGCCACGAAGGTCGACGTCATTATTGCGAAGGGGTTGCAGCATCCGCTGTCCCTCACGCGTATTCACCGGATCCTTGCCGCAAGCCGACTCTCGGACAAGATCAAGCAGCAAAGCCGATCCGTCTTCGATCTCTTGGCCGAGGCGGAGGGGCATGCCCATCGTGTGGCCAAAGATCACGTCCATTTCCATGAAGTCGGTGTGCTCGACTCGTTTGTCGATATCGTCGGCGGGCTCATTGGCTGTGATCTGTTAGGCGTCACGCGTGTGACGGCCTCCCCCGTTAATGTTGGAACGGGGACGTTGCAATCTGCGCATGGGATCTTGCCGGCGCCCGGTCCGGCGGTCGCCATTCTGGCCAAAGGGATTCCGATCTACAGTGCCGGTCCCGCCCGTGAACTGACCACACCGACTGGCATGGCGCTGTTGCGCACGCTAACATCGGAGTTCGGTCCCATGCCGGTCATGACCCCGACGACGATCGGGTATGGTGCGGGAGATGCCGATCCCATAGGCTGGCCGAATGCCTTGCGGGTGTTTCTTGCGAGGCCGTCAACTACACATACGCGCGAACAAGACACTGTGCTGCAGGTCGAAACGAACCTCGACGATGTCAATCCCCAAGTCTATGAGCATGTGATGGAGCAGTTACTGTCCCGTGGGGCGCTGGACGTAACGCTTGCGCCGGTCATCATGAAACGTGGACGCCCCGGTGTCGTCCTAACCTGTCTTGTCGCGCAGGCAGAGCTGGAGGGGATTCTTGATGTGGTGTTTCAAGAAACGACGGCGTTGGGAGTTCGAGTCTGTGAGGTCATGCGACAGATCCTCCCCCGGCGATTTGTGTCGGTGAAGGTGCCTGGAGGAGTTGTCCGGATGAAGATTGCCGAGGTAAATGGTACGACGACGAAGGCCGCTCCAGAATATCTCGATTGTAAACGGATCGCCGAACGAACGGGCCGCCCCGTGAAAGCCGTACTCGACGAGGCGGCCCTCGCCTATGCCAAACGGCGGGTGACCAGGACGGCGGGTCCGCGATGA
- a CDS encoding arginine deiminase-related protein yields the protein MSRLLVCPPDYFSIEYEINPWMRRSNAVNSEEANRQWHHLMQVLEQDVGAVLERMKPVPGLPDLVFTANAGIVVGRQAVPSRFRYPERQREEVYFEEWFRGQGYDVVKLDPGCFFEGAGDLLGFSDTWFGGYRQRSDIRVFPTLSEWFHREIIPLELVDNRFYHLDTCLCPLSGGELLYFPSAFDRYGQEALAERIAPARRLVVSESEALRFACNAICVGKHVVLPDGCPDTESQLTSHGYLPHPVPLDEFMKSGGSAKCLTLALD from the coding sequence ATGAGTCGCCTGTTGGTCTGTCCACCGGACTACTTCAGCATCGAATACGAAATTAATCCCTGGATGCGCCGTTCGAACGCCGTCAATTCAGAGGAGGCCAACCGGCAATGGCATCATCTCATGCAGGTGCTCGAACAGGATGTGGGCGCGGTGCTGGAGCGAATGAAGCCGGTGCCTGGACTGCCCGACCTGGTGTTCACGGCGAACGCCGGCATTGTCGTTGGGCGTCAGGCTGTGCCGAGCCGGTTTCGCTATCCGGAGCGGCAACGGGAGGAGGTCTACTTCGAAGAATGGTTTCGGGGCCAGGGGTACGACGTCGTTAAGTTGGATCCTGGCTGCTTCTTCGAGGGGGCCGGGGATCTCCTGGGTTTTTCCGATACCTGGTTCGGTGGGTATCGACAGCGATCGGATATCCGTGTGTTCCCGACGCTCAGCGAGTGGTTTCACCGGGAAATCATTCCACTCGAACTGGTCGACAACCGGTTCTATCACCTCGACACCTGCTTATGTCCCTTGAGCGGAGGTGAACTCCTGTATTTCCCCTCTGCCTTCGATCGGTATGGGCAAGAGGCGCTTGCCGAGCGGATTGCGCCTGCTAGACGTCTCGTCGTATCGGAATCTGAAGCGCTCCGGTTTGCCTGCAACGCCATCTGTGTCGGAAAACATGTCGTGCTGCCAGACGGATGCCCGGACACAGAATCCCAGTTGACCTCGCATGGTTATCTCCCCCATCCGGTCCCGCTCGATGAATTTATGAAGTCGGGCGGATCGGCGAAGTGTCTTACCCTCGCTCTCGACTGA
- the pdxA gene encoding 4-hydroxythreonine-4-phosphate dehydrogenase PdxA: MTKSKDKPLLGITMGDPAGIGPEVIAKALALAKVRRLCRPLVIGSFPVMQQAVKSLKLKLNVIRVEGHETVPPRLNQLAVLDPLEHPLGRFSRGVAAAETGAASVLFIKKAVELAQLGCIDGMVTAPINKEAINMAGCHFPGHTELLADLTKTQDSGMMIIGGPLRIMFVTTHVAIKDLPSLLTQAKIEKAIRLAHVALKDLFGIQKPRVGVAALNPHAGEHGLFGDEEARIILPAARAAQARGIRASDPLPADTLFGKAARGDYDGVVALYHDQGLIPLKLVAFGTCVNLTVGLPIIRTSVDHGTAFDIVGKGIADPGSLVEAITLAATLAKRR; encoded by the coding sequence ATGACGAAGTCGAAAGATAAACCACTGCTCGGTATTACGATGGGCGATCCAGCCGGGATCGGTCCCGAAGTGATTGCGAAGGCCTTGGCTTTGGCAAAGGTGCGACGGCTCTGTCGTCCACTGGTGATTGGCTCATTTCCAGTGATGCAGCAGGCGGTTAAGAGTTTGAAACTGAAGCTGAATGTGATTCGCGTGGAGGGCCACGAAACCGTGCCTCCACGGTTGAATCAGCTTGCCGTATTGGACCCACTCGAGCATCCCCTTGGGCGGTTTTCTCGCGGGGTTGCGGCGGCTGAGACCGGGGCTGCGTCCGTGTTGTTCATCAAGAAGGCCGTGGAGCTGGCGCAGCTCGGTTGTATCGACGGCATGGTCACAGCCCCGATCAACAAAGAGGCCATCAACATGGCCGGCTGCCATTTCCCCGGTCATACGGAACTGCTGGCAGACCTGACCAAGACGCAGGACTCCGGTATGATGATTATCGGCGGGCCGCTCCGAATCATGTTCGTGACGACCCACGTCGCGATCAAAGACTTACCGTCCCTCCTCACTCAAGCCAAGATCGAAAAAGCCATCAGATTGGCTCATGTGGCCCTGAAAGATTTGTTCGGGATTCAGAAACCGAGAGTCGGTGTCGCCGCGTTAAATCCCCATGCAGGAGAACATGGACTGTTCGGGGACGAAGAAGCGCGGATCATTCTCCCGGCGGCTCGTGCGGCGCAGGCCCGAGGGATTCGCGCCAGCGATCCCTTGCCGGCCGATACCCTGTTCGGCAAGGCGGCGAGAGGCGATTACGATGGAGTGGTGGCCCTCTACCACGACCAGGGGTTGATTCCCTTAAAACTTGTCGCGTTCGGTACCTGTGTGAACCTGACAGTGGGATTGCCGATCATTCGCACCTCGGTCGATCATGGGACGGCGTTCGATATTGTAGGGAAAGGCATCGCAGACCCCGGCAGCCTGGTCGAGGCGATCACGCTGGCTGCGACGTTAGCCAAGAGACGGTGA
- a CDS encoding outer membrane beta-barrel protein: MKTLQMARPVVIAILVALMVPIVLFMPKAYAESYVAGQIGLVKPQSLSGGKVTQDGIGGLDLSDQPLKDSLGVGGKFGHYFSKARWIGVETALSYSTPHIKEGSLRFTGAGGSATLTGLSGVHQRMVTWDMDVIFRYPGYRLQPYFGIGPSFYFATLKGPAAPPGQSATSIGFNVEGGLQYYLTRQWTLFGEGKFNRARMDYSSNHSNDSADPFGFRATYSAFTLSVGIGYHF, translated from the coding sequence ATGAAAACCTTACAAATGGCAAGACCTGTCGTAATCGCAATTCTAGTGGCACTGATGGTGCCAATTGTTCTCTTTATGCCCAAGGCGTATGCAGAATCCTACGTGGCAGGGCAGATAGGACTGGTTAAGCCCCAGAGCCTCAGCGGTGGGAAAGTCACTCAAGACGGGATCGGAGGACTGGACCTGTCCGACCAACCATTGAAGGACTCCCTCGGGGTAGGTGGGAAATTCGGCCATTACTTCTCGAAAGCGCGCTGGATTGGTGTCGAAACGGCGTTGTCCTATTCGACCCCGCATATTAAAGAAGGATCGCTCAGATTTACCGGCGCCGGAGGTTCAGCCACATTGACAGGCTTATCCGGCGTTCACCAACGTATGGTGACATGGGACATGGATGTAATTTTCCGTTATCCAGGCTACCGGCTTCAGCCCTACTTCGGAATCGGTCCTTCTTTCTACTTTGCCACTCTGAAAGGCCCTGCCGCACCGCCAGGACAATCGGCGACCTCGATCGGCTTCAATGTCGAGGGAGGGCTACAATATTATCTGACACGTCAATGGACCCTCTTCGGAGAAGGGAAATTCAATCGCGCCCGCATGGACTACTCCTCAAACCATAGCAATGACAGCGCTGATCCATTTGGATTTCGCGCCACCTATAGTGCCTTTACCCTCTCCGTCGGTATTGGCTACCACTTCTGA
- the rsmA gene encoding 16S rRNA (adenine(1518)-N(6)/adenine(1519)-N(6))-dimethyltransferase RsmA yields the protein MSTPDLPPPLKRLGQNFLIDPNIVRKIVALAELGPSDHVLEIGPGRGVLTEMLSHAAGRVTAVELDPRLHAYLETRQAEFPNVELICDDALAYPVERLPMGTVVVANLPYYISTPLLFRLLDQRGRFPRMVLMLQNEVADRLVAQPGGSDYGVLSVMAQYAADIAKSFRVSAHCFRPRPEVGSAVVLLRTNEDRRLGPQEEVAFRALVKAAFAHRRKTLINSLRDEGFEIHRVAETLERLEIGPTRRAETLSVEDFLRFAAALR from the coding sequence GTGTCGACTCCTGATCTCCCTCCCCCGCTCAAGCGGCTCGGCCAAAACTTTCTCATCGATCCCAACATTGTACGCAAAATCGTCGCCTTGGCGGAATTGGGCCCCAGCGACCATGTCCTTGAAATCGGTCCAGGCCGCGGCGTCCTGACAGAGATGCTGAGTCACGCAGCCGGTCGTGTGACGGCGGTCGAACTGGATCCACGGCTTCATGCCTATCTCGAGACCAGGCAGGCGGAGTTTCCGAATGTGGAATTGATCTGCGACGACGCATTGGCCTATCCGGTCGAGCGCCTGCCGATGGGGACAGTCGTCGTGGCCAATTTGCCCTACTACATTTCAACCCCACTACTCTTTCGATTACTCGACCAGCGTGGCCGCTTTCCCCGCATGGTGCTCATGCTGCAGAACGAGGTGGCCGATCGATTAGTGGCCCAGCCAGGCGGGTCGGACTATGGCGTCCTTTCCGTGATGGCGCAGTATGCCGCCGACATTGCCAAATCCTTTCGTGTTTCAGCGCACTGTTTCAGGCCGAGGCCTGAGGTTGGTTCGGCGGTGGTGCTGCTCCGGACGAACGAAGACCGGAGGCTTGGCCCGCAGGAAGAAGTGGCCTTTCGTGCACTCGTGAAGGCGGCTTTTGCACATCGAAGAAAAACGCTCATCAATTCCCTGCGAGACGAAGGATTTGAGATCCATCGTGTGGCCGAGACCTTGGAACGGTTGGAGATTGGTCCGACTCGCCGGGCCGAAACCTTGTCGGTCGAAGACTTCCTCCGGTTTGCTGCCGCACTCCGTTGA
- a CDS encoding NAD(P)H-dependent glycerol-3-phosphate dehydrogenase — MVNRIGVIGAGAWGTALAKHMAEKGLHVRLWAYERDVVDSINQTHENRVFLPGATLPPSLSATNSLVDAVSNCDGLLFVVPSHVARLVLQQLAPLVPSSMPLISATKGVEEETFKLMTQVMEEVLPVPLHSRLMVLSGPSFAAEVSQRQPTALCLAGRDSSLVSAFQAALMTPTLRVYADSDMTGVQLGGALKNVMAIAAGVVDGLGLGHNARAALITRGLAEMVRLGMAMGADARTFYGLSGMGDLVLTCTGSLSRNHTVGVRLGKGERLETILGGMQAVAEGVRTAKAASGLAHRHNVEMPIVREINAVLFEGKSCRKAVTDLMERDAKPEKGNA, encoded by the coding sequence ATCGTGAATCGTATCGGCGTGATCGGCGCTGGTGCCTGGGGCACCGCGCTCGCCAAACACATGGCGGAAAAGGGACTGCACGTCAGGCTTTGGGCCTATGAGCGGGACGTCGTCGATTCGATCAATCAGACGCACGAGAATCGGGTCTTCCTGCCTGGTGCGACCTTGCCCCCATCGCTCAGCGCGACGAATTCTCTCGTGGACGCCGTGAGCAATTGTGACGGCCTCCTTTTTGTCGTTCCGTCGCATGTGGCCAGGCTCGTCCTCCAGCAGCTCGCTCCTCTCGTGCCCTCCTCTATGCCCCTGATCAGTGCGACAAAGGGTGTTGAAGAAGAGACGTTCAAGTTGATGACTCAGGTGATGGAGGAGGTGCTGCCTGTGCCGCTACATTCCAGGCTGATGGTTTTGTCCGGGCCGAGTTTTGCGGCAGAAGTGAGTCAGAGGCAGCCCACGGCTCTCTGTCTCGCGGGGCGGGACTCCTCTCTGGTGAGCGCGTTTCAAGCGGCATTGATGACCCCCACGCTGCGCGTCTATGCGGATAGCGATATGACCGGCGTCCAATTGGGCGGGGCATTGAAGAACGTGATGGCCATAGCAGCCGGAGTTGTCGACGGACTGGGCCTTGGCCACAATGCCAGGGCTGCCTTGATTACGAGAGGCCTGGCTGAAATGGTTCGCCTTGGGATGGCGATGGGCGCCGATGCGCGCACGTTTTACGGACTCTCGGGCATGGGAGATCTGGTGCTGACCTGTACCGGCTCGTTGAGCCGGAATCATACGGTCGGCGTTCGGCTAGGGAAAGGCGAACGGCTGGAGACGATTCTCGGCGGGATGCAAGCCGTGGCCGAAGGTGTACGGACGGCCAAGGCGGCGTCGGGATTAGCCCATCGCCACAATGTTGAAATGCCGATCGTGCGCGAGATCAACGCGGTATTGTTCGAAGGCAAGTCCTGCCGCAAGGCGGTCACGGATCTCATGGAGCGTGATGCCAAGCCTGAGAAGGGGAACGCATGA
- a CDS encoding DNA translocase FtsK 4TM domain-containing protein, which translates to MGASTSAKRGEARGAASPPSHIKREVIGVVLIALSLLTLLSLVSFVPNGLNSGMGSAVAGSSASQNLIGSVGALFASALFSLIGGAAYLFPLLLGLIGVRCFTQSDLSIRLRYAGASLAALLFLSGFLHLEIMAVPTLSSGLIYRGMAGGYFGQLLAEGLRAYFASTGAHILIVAGLLVSVIFTTPISLSEIAQKLPGWGNGLLTLVRGWIPERPVEEPVPESAKKAKQKSSKSIRAVIEESLPDAIAEPELDWPVIQPSRRPTPEPAEAIEEESDQPVFAIQAKTGDYILPDPALLLTEPSGPLGRVTEEEIKAQSDVLTRALTSFGIAGRVTEVRPGPVVTMYEFEPSPGTKVARIVNLADDLALALKAVSLRIVAPVPGKSVVGIEVPNLYRETVSMKEVMTSEAFSRAKSKLSLALGKDIFGAPLIADLKTMPHLLVAGATGAGKSVSLNTMLLSILFSARPDEVKLLLIDPKMLEFQTYDGIPHLLRPVITDPKSAARGLSWVVAEMERRYKLLSEAAVRNIDAYNRKVAGAQGVLEAEAAAKSDQPELPIQFLSEEERLSAGETALPEGSPGSFMPPKTPPEPLPYIVVMIDELADLMMVAPKEVEDKIARLAQMARASGIHLVLATQRPSVDVLTGLIKANFPARIAFQVSSKTDSRTILDANGAEALLGRGDLLYMASGTGRLMRGHGSFVSDEDVRRVVEFVKDQAKPAYNQELQIALKQEDAKEEEALDEVYEQAKELVLSTGQASASLIQRRLRVGYPRAARMIEQMESDGIVGAAGRDGRREVVGRRGPVGEAEEA; encoded by the coding sequence ATGGGTGCATCCACTTCGGCCAAGCGGGGAGAGGCCCGCGGCGCCGCTTCCCCCCCGTCACACATTAAGCGAGAAGTGATCGGAGTTGTCCTGATCGCGTTGAGCCTGCTCACGCTGCTCAGTCTCGTCTCGTTCGTGCCCAATGGCCTGAATTCAGGAATGGGGTCAGCGGTTGCCGGTTCGTCGGCCTCACAGAACCTTATTGGATCCGTCGGGGCGCTCTTTGCATCGGCACTCTTTTCCTTAATTGGCGGAGCGGCCTATCTCTTTCCACTTCTGCTGGGCCTGATCGGCGTCCGTTGTTTCACGCAGAGCGACCTATCGATCCGTCTGCGGTATGCCGGCGCGTCATTGGCGGCACTCCTCTTTCTCAGTGGCTTTCTCCATCTTGAAATCATGGCAGTGCCGACTCTCTCCAGCGGCCTCATTTACCGAGGCATGGCGGGGGGCTACTTCGGGCAACTGTTGGCCGAAGGCCTGCGAGCCTATTTTGCGAGTACCGGCGCGCACATTCTGATCGTGGCGGGCCTCTTGGTCTCGGTCATTTTCACGACACCCATCTCGCTTTCGGAAATTGCACAGAAGCTTCCAGGCTGGGGCAATGGGTTGCTTACACTGGTGCGGGGGTGGATCCCGGAACGACCGGTGGAAGAACCAGTTCCTGAGTCGGCCAAGAAAGCGAAACAGAAATCTTCGAAATCCATCCGTGCGGTCATCGAGGAGTCGCTCCCGGACGCGATCGCAGAACCGGAGTTGGATTGGCCGGTCATTCAGCCATCGCGCCGACCGACCCCCGAACCGGCAGAAGCGATTGAGGAGGAGTCGGACCAACCGGTGTTTGCCATTCAGGCGAAGACCGGCGACTATATATTGCCGGACCCGGCTCTACTCTTGACCGAGCCGTCAGGCCCTCTGGGGCGCGTGACAGAAGAAGAAATCAAGGCGCAATCGGATGTGTTGACCCGCGCACTCACCAGTTTTGGCATCGCAGGGAGGGTGACGGAAGTTCGTCCTGGACCGGTCGTGACGATGTACGAGTTCGAGCCGTCGCCGGGGACCAAGGTCGCACGGATTGTGAACCTGGCCGACGACTTGGCCCTGGCCTTGAAAGCGGTCAGTCTCCGGATCGTGGCGCCGGTTCCGGGAAAATCGGTGGTCGGGATCGAGGTGCCGAACCTGTATCGCGAGACGGTGTCGATGAAGGAAGTCATGACGAGCGAGGCGTTCTCACGCGCCAAATCGAAGCTCAGCTTGGCGTTGGGGAAAGACATTTTCGGCGCGCCCCTGATTGCCGATCTGAAAACGATGCCGCACTTGCTGGTCGCCGGCGCCACCGGGGCAGGGAAAAGCGTCAGCCTCAATACGATGCTCTTGAGCATATTGTTTTCAGCCAGGCCCGATGAGGTCAAGCTGCTCCTGATCGATCCCAAGATGCTCGAATTCCAAACGTATGACGGTATTCCTCACTTGTTGCGGCCGGTCATTACCGATCCTAAGTCGGCAGCACGTGGACTCAGCTGGGTCGTAGCCGAAATGGAGCGGCGTTACAAATTACTGTCGGAGGCAGCGGTCAGAAATATCGATGCCTACAATCGGAAGGTCGCAGGGGCGCAGGGTGTGCTGGAGGCGGAAGCGGCGGCCAAGTCGGACCAGCCGGAACTGCCCATCCAGTTTCTGTCTGAAGAGGAACGGCTCTCTGCCGGAGAGACGGCGCTTCCCGAGGGAAGCCCAGGATCGTTCATGCCGCCGAAGACTCCGCCGGAGCCTTTGCCCTATATCGTCGTGATGATCGATGAGTTGGCAGATTTGATGATGGTGGCGCCGAAGGAAGTGGAAGACAAGATTGCGCGGTTGGCTCAGATGGCCCGTGCATCGGGGATCCATCTCGTGCTGGCGACGCAACGTCCATCGGTGGATGTGTTGACCGGCTTGATCAAGGCGAACTTCCCGGCTCGCATCGCCTTTCAAGTGTCGTCGAAGACCGACTCACGCACGATCCTGGATGCGAACGGTGCAGAAGCGCTGTTGGGCCGTGGAGATCTGCTCTATATGGCATCGGGGACCGGACGTCTCATGCGAGGGCACGGGTCGTTTGTGTCGGATGAGGATGTCCGCCGCGTGGTCGAATTCGTGAAGGATCAAGCGAAGCCGGCCTATAATCAGGAGTTACAGATTGCGCTGAAACAGGAAGATGCCAAAGAGGAAGAGGCATTGGACGAAGTCTATGAGCAGGCGAAGGAGTTGGTCCTGTCCACCGGCCAAGCATCGGCGTCGCTGATTCAGCGTCGGTTGCGGGTGGGCTATCCTCGCGCCGCTCGAATGATCGAACAAATGGAGTCGGACGGTATTGTGGGTGCGGCTGGCCGCGATGGACGAAGAGAGGTTGTGGGGCGGCGAGGGCCGGTAGGAGAGGCAGAGGAGGCGTGA